One genomic segment of Candidatus Saccharimonas sp. includes these proteins:
- a CDS encoding YifB family Mg chelatase-like AAA ATPase, translating to MVSKVISAAPIGYEAEIIEVEGDSSKGLPSLQIVGMGNKAIDEAKERVRSAIKNSMLDFPAKKIIINLAPAEIPKDGTFFDLPIAISILTLSNQLKQHELKSRVFVGELSLNGDLRPIKGIINIVEKLRSHGIKEIFLPIENLGTSSIIDGVKLIGARNLKDIFLHLKNEKIIKNEENINTFKDNNDGIILDDIISQEQAKRALTIAIAGRHNILLTGPPGTGKTMLAQAALNLLPPLSKSELLEVLKIHGLVDEINSNILRPFRTPHHTASKVSIIGGGSKALPGEISLAHNGVLFLDEMPEFPKSILESLRQPLEDRKITITRTNRKSSYPANFMLIATMNPCPCGFYGDTTKECTCSSTQILNYQRKLSGPLMDRIDMVVNVDRIHNKNLLSKNNNQNSEHANAKKQIEMSLELQHKRYDCSNLYNSMVKTNDVKNRFNISKEAEDLLNLATSRLDLSARAFLKILKVSRTIADLNSSKDIKVNHISEALQYRHKNEN from the coding sequence ATAAAGCAATCGATGAAGCAAAAGAGCGAGTTCGAAGCGCAATTAAAAACTCAATGTTAGATTTCCCTGCTAAGAAAATTATCATCAATTTAGCACCTGCAGAAATTCCAAAAGACGGAACTTTTTTCGACCTACCTATTGCAATTTCGATTTTAACGCTCTCAAACCAACTAAAGCAGCACGAATTAAAATCCCGCGTATTTGTTGGCGAGTTATCACTAAATGGAGATCTTAGACCAATTAAAGGTATTATCAATATTGTCGAAAAACTTCGAAGCCACGGAATTAAAGAAATTTTCTTACCTATTGAAAATTTAGGAACAAGCTCAATAATAGACGGTGTAAAATTAATTGGCGCAAGAAATCTTAAAGATATTTTTCTTCATCTTAAAAATGAAAAAATAATAAAAAATGAAGAAAATATTAACACTTTTAAAGATAATAACGATGGCATTATTCTCGATGATATTATCAGTCAAGAACAAGCAAAAAGAGCTCTAACTATCGCGATAGCTGGAAGGCACAATATACTACTAACTGGCCCTCCAGGAACAGGAAAAACAATGCTTGCCCAAGCCGCCTTAAATCTACTGCCACCGCTTTCGAAAAGTGAGTTATTAGAAGTTTTAAAAATTCACGGTTTAGTTGATGAAATTAACTCAAATATTTTGAGGCCTTTTCGCACGCCACATCATACCGCAAGTAAAGTTTCCATAATTGGAGGCGGTTCGAAAGCTTTACCTGGCGAGATTAGTCTAGCACACAATGGTGTTCTATTTTTAGACGAAATGCCAGAATTCCCCAAATCTATACTCGAAAGCTTACGGCAGCCGTTAGAAGATAGAAAAATAACCATAACTCGCACAAATCGAAAAAGCTCTTATCCTGCAAATTTTATGCTTATTGCAACAATGAACCCCTGCCCTTGTGGTTTTTATGGAGACACAACAAAAGAATGCACTTGTTCATCCACACAAATTCTTAATTACCAAAGAAAGCTTTCTGGACCGTTAATGGATAGAATTGATATGGTTGTTAATGTTGATAGAATACATAACAAAAATCTTCTTTCAAAGAATAACAATCAAAATTCTGAACATGCTAATGCTAAAAAACAGATAGAGATGTCGTTAGAATTACAGCATAAGCGTTATGATTGCAGTAATTTATACAACAGTATGGTTAAAACTAATGATGTAAAAAATAGATTTAATATTTCGAAAGAAGCTGAAGATCTATTAAATTTAGCAACATCAAGGCTTGACCTATCCGCTCGAGCATTTCTAAAGATACTTAAAGTTTCGCGCACAATCGCAGACCTTAATTCATCAAAAGATATTAAAGTAAATCACATTAGCGAAGCTTTACAATATCGTCATAAAAATGAAAATTAA
- the infC gene encoding translation initiation factor IF-3, with protein sequence MSKKIRINEEIRAREVRVIGQSGEQLGIMSSKEAFNLAQEAGLDLVEISPNAEPPVVKIIDWGKFQYQKMKEQQKNKRKAKQVELKQMRFGLKIGSGDLDIKLRKVKKFLSAGNKVKIQIVFKGREMAHKEIGFEMADKIVSLLEEEAIVEQKPQMAGRNLSLVVRSK encoded by the coding sequence ATTAGCAAAAAAATTCGAATAAACGAAGAAATTCGCGCTCGCGAAGTTCGCGTTATCGGTCAAAGTGGCGAACAACTTGGAATTATGAGTTCGAAAGAGGCTTTTAATCTTGCTCAAGAAGCAGGACTAGATCTTGTAGAAATCTCACCAAACGCTGAACCGCCTGTTGTTAAAATTATTGATTGGGGTAAATTCCAATATCAAAAAATGAAAGAACAGCAGAAGAATAAGCGTAAAGCCAAACAAGTTGAACTTAAACAAATGCGCTTTGGGCTAAAAATTGGTTCTGGAGACCTGGATATAAAACTTCGAAAAGTTAAAAAATTCTTGTCTGCAGGAAATAAAGTTAAAATTCAAATCGTTTTCAAGGGTCGAGAAATGGCTCATAAAGAAATTGGATTTGAAATGGCTGATAAAATTGTTTCCCTTCTCGAAGAAGAAGCTATAGTCGAGCAAAAACCTCAGATGGCTGGCCGCAATCTGAGTTTGGTAGTAAGGAGTAAATAA
- the rpmI gene encoding 50S ribosomal protein L35, which produces MPKLKTHKGTAKRMKLTGSGKVVRRRAFKNHMLSKKSKSRKRRINTTATVEGAMAKNIKRALGVK; this is translated from the coding sequence ATGCCTAAATTAAAAACACATAAGGGCACAGCAAAGCGAATGAAGCTTACTGGAAGCGGCAAAGTAGTACGCCGTCGGGCCTTTAAGAACCACATGCTTTCCAAGAAAAGCAAAAGTCGAAAACGACGAATTAACACCACTGCAACTGTAGAAGGAGCAATGGCTAAAAATATTAAACGAGCATTGGGAGTAAAATAA